A portion of the Pseudomonas sp. GR 6-02 genome contains these proteins:
- a CDS encoding ABC transporter ATP-binding protein has translation MSAVIKDSAQQHDKPLVSLRNLNKYYGDFAAVDNISLDIKDGEFLTFLGSSGSGKSTTLSMLAGFETPSSGEILVNGQSLVNVPPHKRDIGMVFQRYSLFPHLSVRDNIAFPLSIRKLAPAERERRVDAMLKLVQLEQFAHRRPSQLSGGQQQRVAIARALVYEPRILLMDEPLGALDKKLREDLQDELRQLHRRLGITIIYVTHDQEEAMRLSQRIAIFSHGKIVGLGSGYDLYQNPPNAFVASFLGNSNFLKLKAQGNAVASFEGQSLSIRLTAGLQTDQDVLLMVRPEKALALSVEQASQEPLAAGWNEVSAKVVEVLFLGESQTCSVVTSGGTSMTVKALSAAGMPLKAGDPVRVRWATADACVYTEWAESDLNKAAGAH, from the coding sequence CAACCTGAACAAGTACTACGGCGACTTCGCCGCCGTGGACAACATCTCGCTGGACATCAAGGACGGTGAATTCCTCACCTTCCTCGGCTCCAGCGGCTCCGGCAAAAGCACCACCTTGTCGATGCTCGCCGGCTTCGAAACCCCGAGCAGCGGCGAGATACTGGTCAACGGTCAATCGCTGGTCAACGTGCCGCCGCACAAGCGCGACATCGGCATGGTGTTCCAGCGTTATTCGCTATTCCCACACCTGTCGGTGCGCGACAACATCGCGTTCCCGTTGTCGATCCGCAAACTGGCCCCCGCCGAACGCGAGCGCCGGGTCGATGCCATGCTCAAACTGGTACAGCTTGAGCAGTTTGCCCATCGCCGCCCTTCACAACTCTCCGGTGGTCAGCAACAACGGGTAGCGATCGCTCGCGCGCTGGTCTATGAGCCACGCATCTTGCTGATGGACGAACCCCTCGGCGCGCTGGATAAAAAGCTGCGCGAAGACTTGCAGGACGAACTGCGCCAACTGCATCGGCGACTCGGTATCACCATTATCTACGTGACCCACGATCAGGAAGAAGCCATGCGTTTGTCTCAGCGCATCGCGATCTTCAGCCATGGCAAGATCGTGGGCCTGGGCAGCGGTTATGACCTGTACCAGAATCCGCCGAATGCGTTTGTCGCTTCGTTCCTCGGCAACTCGAATTTCCTCAAACTCAAGGCTCAGGGCAATGCGGTGGCTTCGTTTGAAGGCCAGTCGTTGTCGATTCGCCTGACAGCCGGTTTGCAAACCGATCAGGATGTATTGCTGATGGTGCGTCCGGAAAAAGCCCTGGCCCTGAGTGTCGAACAAGCGAGTCAAGAACCATTGGCGGCGGGCTGGAATGAAGTCTCGGCCAAGGTGGTGGAAGTGCTGTTCCTTGGCGAAAGCCAGACCTGCAGCGTAGTGACCTCGGGCGGCACGTCGATGACCGTCAAGGCCCTCTCTGCGGCCGGCATGCCACTCAAGGCGGGCGACCCGGTGCGCGTGCGCTGGGCGACGGCAGACGCTTGCGTTTATACCGAATGGGCTGAAA